CATGACCACTCGGATGAGCTCCGCGGCGGGGTAGTGCACGTCTACGAGCTCCCGCATGCACTCCGCGAAGTCGAGTGCCCTCCGACGGTCCGTGATCTTCACGTGGCGCCATCGGCGATGCGGATCGATCATGATGAACAGGTTCACGGTGCCGTTTCGTTGGTACTCGGAGTCGTAGCGCTGGAGCTGACCCGGCTTGGCCGGGATCGGTTCGCGCACCTCGCCGATGAGCTGCGTCGGGCTCTCATCGAAGCAGACCAAGGGCCGCAGAGGATCGGGGGCTTCCGCGTAGAGATCGAGCACGTGCTCCATCCGGGCCACGTACTCGCCGTTGATCTCCGGGACACACCACATCTCCTGGCGCCAGGGCTTCAGCTTGCTCTCGCCCAAGCGCCGACGCACGGTTTCACGCGATAGTTCCTCGTGGTCGGTGAGCGCGATCATTACCCCGGCGAGAAGGCTCAGCGTCCAGCGCGCGCGACCGGCCGGTGGCGCAGAGCACGTGGTCGCCACGAGGAGCGCTTCCTCTTTGCCTGAGAGCTTGCGCTTCGCGCCGGGCCGCTTGTCCTCGGTGAGCGCGCGTTCCAGGTTGCCCTCGACGAAGCGCCGCTTCGTGCGGAAGACAGTCGAGGTTCCCACAGACACGCTCGCCGCGATCGCCTCGTCGCTTTCCCCGGCATCCGCTGCGAGGAGAATCTGCGCCCGCTTCAGCTTTCGAGCTGACCTCTTGCCCTTCGCCAGCAGCCCCTTCAGCTCCGCCCGCTCGTCATCGTTCAGCTTCACGCGGTAGTGTACGTTCATGGCCGAAGAAGATCGTAGACCCGGGCAGTTGTCGATCACAAACACCCAGGGCCAGTACCTGGCCTTCATCTACGCCTACTCGCGGGTGATGGGGTGCTCACCCGCTGAGGCCGACATCCAGCGGTACTTCGCGGTGAGCCCACCCACGGTCCACCAGATGGTCCTGACCCTCGAACGAGACGGCTGGATTCGCCGCACCCCCCGCGCCGCGAGGAGCATCGAACTCCTCGTCGATCCCGAGTTCCTCCCGGTCCTCCGTTGATCCGCGAGTCAACCGATCATCTTCACTGTGCGGAGCTGCTAGCCCCACCACATGCAGTCGCTTCCACTCCTTCTCCCTCATCTTCTCCATGCCTCCACAGTTCTCGCGGAGGCGGAAGTTACTCCTGAACTGCTAGTCGGAAGTTTCTGCTGACCTACAACACCCGGTGGGTCGCTCGATGACAGGGACGGCAGCACGGTGGGTCGCTCGATGACGGGGACGGCAGCACGGTGGGTCGGGTCGCTCGATGACGGGGACGGCAGCACGCAAGAAGCTGCTCGAGCGCCAGCGGTGAGCTACTTGCAGCTGAACGCGGCGCCCTTCTCGGCGGGGTCGCAGAGCAGGTTCGCGTTCTGGTCCTGGAAGGCGTAGTTGCTGTCGCAGAGCAGCGCCGGGCTCTCGAGGGCCGTGTTCCCCTGCAC
This portion of the bacterium genome encodes:
- a CDS encoding helix-turn-helix domain-containing protein — protein: MAEEDRRPGQLSITNTQGQYLAFIYAYSRVMGCSPAEADIQRYFAVSPPTVHQMVLTLERDGWIRRTPRAARSIELLVDPEFLPVLR